A genomic region of Enterococcus sp. 12C11_DIV0727 contains the following coding sequences:
- a CDS encoding collagen-like protein, whose protein sequence is MTDIVELKSDGAVVYPKTHVSAVEGITTIKGEKGDTGPQGPQGQTGTTGATGPQGLKGATGPQGPAGTNATTTAEATQTVNGLMSATDKKKLDTLPTITFSKVGAV, encoded by the coding sequence ATGACAGATATCGTTGAATTAAAAAGTGATGGAGCTGTTGTTTATCCTAAAACACACGTCAGTGCAGTTGAAGGGATCACAACGATCAAAGGTGAAAAAGGAGACACAGGTCCACAAGGCCCTCAAGGTCAAACTGGAACCACTGGTGCAACAGGTCCGCAAGGTCTAAAAGGGGCAACGGGACCACAGGGACCAGCTGGAACAAATGCTACAACAACAGCTGAAGCAACACAAACAGTCAATGGACTAATGAGTGCCACGGATAAGAAAAAATTAGATACATTACCAACAATAACGTTTAGTAAGGTGGGAGCAGTATAA
- a CDS encoding ABC transporter ATP-binding protein produces MRDEQKGIRKNQNPLKTLKRLFAYMFRQNKFLLVLVLLLIFLSTFANVRGSLFLQVVIDDYITPLLGQSNPNFSGLLKAITTMALIYVVGIISNLCSNLIMVRISEGTQKTIRDEMFTHLETLPIRYFDSNSDGDIMSHFTNDTDTLRQMVSQSIPNLVMAVVSFVSVFIAMFTISVPLTLVVIVSVSIMIVTIRMIAGRSSRYFGKQQRDLGSVNGYIEEIMHGQKVVKIFNHEPQTIKQFKAINEELRQSATKANKYANSLMPIMMNLLNIQYVLLAVVGGIFSVYGVSGLTIGMIASFLQLSRSLNMPISQVSQQINFVIMALAGADRIFSLIDEKPEVDDGYVTLVNVTRKAGDLVESEARTGIWAWKHPHADGTVTYTELTGDVRFEDVSFGYTEKNRVLKDINLYAEPGQKVAFVGATGAGKTTITNLINRFYDIQEGKIRYDGINVKKIKKSSLRRSLGIVLQDTHLFTGTIRENIRYGKLDASDSDVINAAQLANAEDFINNLPNKYDTVITGDGEGLSQGQRQLLSIARAAIADPPVMILDEATSSIDTRTEKHVQAGMDRLMKGRTVFVIAHRLSTIQNSDAIMVMDHGRIIERGSHEDLLEEKGIYHQLYTGKVELS; encoded by the coding sequence ATGCGTGATGAACAAAAAGGAATTCGTAAAAATCAAAATCCTTTGAAAACGTTGAAACGTTTATTTGCCTATATGTTTAGACAAAATAAGTTTCTTCTGGTACTAGTGCTGCTACTCATTTTCTTAAGCACGTTTGCCAATGTTCGAGGCTCTTTATTTTTACAAGTAGTGATCGATGATTACATTACTCCGCTACTTGGACAAAGCAACCCCAATTTCTCTGGATTGTTAAAAGCAATCACAACGATGGCACTGATTTATGTTGTTGGGATCATATCGAATCTATGCTCTAATTTGATCATGGTGCGAATTAGTGAAGGAACCCAAAAAACGATTCGGGATGAAATGTTTACCCACCTTGAAACTTTACCGATCCGTTATTTTGATTCAAATTCTGATGGTGACATCATGAGTCATTTCACGAATGATACAGATACCTTACGACAGATGGTTTCTCAAAGTATTCCGAATTTAGTGATGGCCGTGGTTAGTTTTGTCAGTGTTTTTATTGCGATGTTTACGATCAGTGTTCCCTTGACTTTGGTTGTGATTGTTTCTGTTTCTATCATGATCGTGACAATTCGGATGATTGCTGGACGTAGTAGCCGTTATTTTGGCAAACAACAAAGAGATCTTGGCAGTGTTAATGGTTATATTGAAGAAATCATGCATGGTCAAAAAGTAGTGAAAATATTTAATCATGAGCCACAAACGATCAAACAATTTAAAGCAATCAATGAAGAATTACGGCAAAGTGCTACTAAAGCAAATAAGTACGCGAATAGTTTAATGCCGATCATGATGAACTTGCTAAATATACAGTATGTACTTTTAGCGGTTGTTGGCGGAATTTTTTCAGTATACGGTGTTTCAGGTCTAACCATTGGGATGATTGCGTCTTTTCTTCAATTAAGTCGTTCGTTGAATATGCCGATCAGTCAAGTTTCTCAACAAATCAATTTTGTGATCATGGCTTTAGCAGGAGCCGATCGCATCTTTAGTTTAATTGATGAAAAACCGGAAGTAGATGATGGCTATGTAACATTGGTGAATGTAACGCGAAAAGCTGGGGATCTTGTTGAAAGTGAAGCGAGAACAGGAATATGGGCTTGGAAACACCCTCATGCGGATGGTACTGTCACCTATACTGAATTAACTGGAGATGTGCGATTTGAAGATGTTTCTTTTGGTTACACAGAAAAAAATCGTGTCTTAAAAGATATCAATCTTTATGCAGAACCAGGACAAAAAGTCGCCTTTGTTGGGGCTACTGGGGCAGGTAAAACGACAATCACCAACTTGATCAATCGCTTTTATGATATTCAAGAAGGCAAAATTCGCTATGATGGAATCAATGTGAAAAAGATCAAGAAGAGCTCGTTGAGAAGGTCGTTAGGGATTGTTTTGCAGGACACTCATTTGTTTACCGGAACGATTCGGGAAAATATTCGTTATGGTAAGCTGGATGCATCAGATAGTGATGTGATTAACGCGGCACAGCTGGCCAATGCCGAGGATTTCATTAATAATCTACCGAATAAATACGATACGGTGATCACAGGGGATGGTGAAGGCTTGTCACAAGGACAACGTCAATTATTGTCCATCGCACGAGCAGCGATTGCAGATCCACCTGTAATGATTTTGGATGAAGCAACTTCTAGCATTGATACTAGAACAGAAAAGCATGTGCAAGCAGGAATGGACCGTTTGATGAAAGGCAGAACCGTATTTGTTATCGCTCATCGCTTATCGACGATTCAAAATTCAGATGCGATCATGGTAATGGATCATGGCCGGATTATTGAACGGGGTAGCCATGAAGATTTGCTTGAAGAAAAAGGTATTTACCATCAACTCTATACAGGAAAAGTAGAGCTTTCATAG
- a CDS encoding distal tail protein Dit, which translates to MYYFEDTTKKVHKDDLILPSSAMMYDGVYLEKMIDGYRTLAVTGREMLSLTLDTQETQVGSIKLNQKLPARTLKVTYQLIGKDAKDVQKKYHQLMRLLYKESAIEIRFKDELDYHYYGQYIATDEVRGDTNSIIASFEILCTDPKKYSVLLQTDETITTYLPYQTTPEKITVRIAAFGPLKITNGGQTIKITSYNLSAGDLVVFDFLKGIVFVNELDQTFLLDLESDFENFRIKEGQSVHCNNGKMILSYREVQL; encoded by the coding sequence ATGTATTATTTTGAAGACACAACTAAAAAAGTCCACAAAGATGATTTGATCCTTCCTTCTTCGGCCATGATGTATGACGGTGTTTATCTCGAAAAAATGATCGATGGTTATCGTACTTTAGCGGTAACAGGTAGAGAAATGCTATCACTTACGTTAGACACGCAAGAAACTCAGGTTGGAAGTATCAAACTAAATCAAAAATTACCCGCCAGAACGCTTAAAGTAACCTATCAATTGATTGGAAAAGACGCCAAAGATGTTCAGAAAAAATACCATCAATTGATGCGTTTACTTTATAAAGAGTCTGCGATTGAGATTCGTTTTAAAGACGAATTGGATTATCACTATTATGGACAATATATTGCGACAGATGAGGTACGAGGAGATACCAATAGCATTATTGCAAGCTTTGAAATTCTGTGCACAGATCCGAAAAAATACTCTGTTTTGTTGCAAACCGATGAAACCATCACAACCTATTTACCCTATCAAACGACACCAGAAAAAATTACAGTAAGGATTGCCGCTTTTGGTCCTTTAAAGATTACAAACGGCGGCCAAACAATCAAAATCACTAGTTACAATTTAAGCGCAGGTGATCTAGTTGTGTTTGATTTCTTAAAAGGAATAGTTTTTGTAAATGAATTGGATCAAACTTTTTTACTCGATTTAGAAAGTGACTTTGAAAACTTTAGGATTAAAGAAGGTCAATCCGTTCACTGTAATAACGGTAAAATGATTCTTTCTTATCGGGAGGTACAACTATGA
- a CDS encoding ribosomal-processing cysteine protease Prp: MIKSSFKRNDSGQIVSFEVSGHAESGPYGSDIVCAAVSALAISTVNGIDALAGFEPIVETNEDEGGYLYVEVISKSNQEQTNIAQIILENLLLGLQAIEQENLEFIQVKTINEK; this comes from the coding sequence ATGATTAAAAGTTCTTTTAAACGAAATGACTCAGGTCAAATTGTTTCTTTTGAAGTCTCAGGGCATGCTGAATCGGGTCCTTATGGCAGTGATATCGTTTGCGCAGCAGTGTCTGCTTTAGCGATCAGTACTGTCAATGGCATCGATGCATTAGCTGGTTTTGAACCGATTGTTGAAACCAACGAAGATGAAGGTGGTTACCTTTATGTTGAAGTGATTTCAAAGTCCAATCAAGAACAAACCAACATTGCCCAAATTATCTTGGAAAATCTTTTATTAGGTCTCCAAGCAATCGAGCAAGAAAATCTTGAATTTATTCAAGTCAAAACCATAAATGAAAAATAG
- a CDS encoding phage baseplate upper protein: MSILYPIFLSITQPNDNIPSIMIRQFDEGTQVLDVTITEHGKPKDISNLTPFFCVKQGHHAGLGLSEQKVTKIIDAKKGKLQYTLTNYDMQNIGENTAYFSFRELQKDLSWRQQFSTRDFAYHVKESIYDEGIKDSNYIWTFEEILRYFTEWVKTCQDVYDDWYLVAQEELQRIITEFQTWITTSQQRYDQWTEIQRAAFDQWFATIKGILDENTAGNLLNLIEELKQAHFTLKSGETGVLRTIRDDKFSLNHTVTKVKTVAHKKEASALVIAEIDSQKQNTFFIRKVGSV, translated from the coding sequence ATGTCAATTCTATATCCAATTTTTTTATCGATCACACAGCCAAACGACAATATTCCATCGATCATGATTCGTCAATTTGACGAAGGAACTCAAGTCTTGGATGTGACGATCACGGAACACGGTAAACCAAAAGACATTTCAAATTTAACCCCATTTTTCTGCGTCAAACAAGGACACCATGCCGGACTTGGTTTATCTGAGCAAAAAGTCACGAAAATCATTGATGCAAAAAAAGGGAAACTACAATACACATTAACTAATTACGACATGCAAAATATAGGAGAAAATACAGCCTATTTCAGTTTTAGGGAACTTCAAAAAGATCTAAGTTGGCGTCAACAATTTTCCACACGAGATTTTGCTTACCATGTTAAAGAAAGTATTTACGATGAAGGAATCAAAGATAGTAACTATATTTGGACATTTGAAGAAATATTGCGCTATTTCACAGAATGGGTAAAAACCTGTCAAGACGTTTATGATGATTGGTATTTAGTGGCACAAGAAGAATTACAGCGCATCATTACAGAGTTTCAAACATGGATTACAACCAGTCAACAACGTTATGACCAATGGACGGAAATTCAACGAGCTGCATTTGATCAATGGTTTGCGACAATCAAAGGAATTCTAGACGAAAATACTGCAGGAAACCTTTTAAATTTGATTGAAGAACTAAAACAAGCACATTTTACGTTGAAAAGTGGAGAGACTGGTGTTCTTAGAACAATTCGCGATGATAAGTTTAGCTTGAATCATACTGTAACTAAAGTAAAAACTGTTGCTCATAAAAAAGAAGCATCGGCTTTGGTTATAGCTGAGATCGATAGTCAAAAGCAAAATACGTTCTTTATTCGAAAGGTGGGATCAGTATAA
- a CDS encoding MarR family winged helix-turn-helix transcriptional regulator yields MDRKIGLKIRILANELNRKAAEILKEDDGEASSSIQMRILNFIHRRNSQQVPVYQKDIEQEFDIRRSTATGVLQTMEKRLFIERSSCKDDNRYKTIILTELGQQKVKENIVKLHKFDELLVQGIPEEELAIFFKLLEKLSENSKKINKEGELIT; encoded by the coding sequence ATGGACAGAAAAATCGGTCTAAAAATTAGAATTTTAGCCAACGAACTTAACCGCAAAGCGGCAGAAATATTAAAAGAAGATGATGGCGAAGCATCCTCAAGTATCCAAATGCGCATCCTCAACTTTATTCATCGCCGTAATAGCCAACAAGTACCGGTCTACCAAAAAGACATAGAACAAGAATTTGACATTCGGCGCTCTACTGCGACAGGTGTGTTGCAAACAATGGAAAAACGCTTATTTATCGAAAGAAGTAGTTGTAAAGATGATAATCGCTATAAAACAATCATCTTAACTGAACTAGGGCAACAGAAAGTCAAAGAAAACATCGTGAAGCTACATAAATTCGATGAATTACTTGTTCAGGGGATCCCAGAAGAAGAGCTAGCAATCTTTTTTAAATTGTTGGAAAAACTATCTGAGAACAGTAAAAAAATAAATAAAGAAGGCGAGTTGATTACGTGA
- the rpmA gene encoding 50S ribosomal protein L27 encodes MLLNMNLQLFAHKKGGGSTSNGRDSESKRLGAKSADGQTVTGGSILYRQRGTKIYPGANVGIGGDDTLFAKVDGVVRFERKGRDKKQVSVYPVAQ; translated from the coding sequence ATGTTATTAAATATGAATTTACAATTATTCGCCCACAAAAAAGGTGGAGGTTCTACTTCCAACGGACGTGATTCTGAATCTAAACGCCTAGGCGCTAAAAGTGCTGATGGACAAACTGTTACTGGTGGATCAATTTTATACCGTCAACGCGGAACTAAAATTTACCCAGGAGCAAACGTAGGTATCGGCGGAGACGACACTTTATTTGCTAAAGTTGACGGTGTAGTACGTTTCGAACGTAAAGGCCGCGACAAAAAACAAGTGTCTGTTTACCCAGTAGCTCAATAA
- the rplU gene encoding 50S ribosomal protein L21: MYAIIKTGGKQVKVEVGQAIYVEKLDVEAGEKVVFDEVILVGGESTKVGAPTVAGATVEGTVEKHGKQKKVVTFKYKPKKHTHRKQGHRQPYTKVVINAINA; this comes from the coding sequence ATGTACGCAATTATCAAAACTGGTGGTAAACAAGTAAAAGTTGAGGTAGGTCAAGCAATTTACGTTGAAAAATTAGACGTAGAAGCTGGCGAAAAAGTTGTTTTTGACGAAGTTATCTTAGTGGGTGGCGAATCTACGAAAGTAGGAGCTCCAACTGTAGCAGGTGCAACTGTCGAAGGAACTGTAGAAAAACACGGCAAACAAAAGAAAGTCGTAACTTTCAAATACAAACCTAAAAAACACACTCACCGCAAACAAGGTCACCGTCAACCGTATACAAAAGTTGTAATCAACGCAATCAACGCATAA
- a CDS encoding phage tail spike protein: protein MNKSVYFFDERQHLLRIVKEKELVEVIQEKEITSNKAELMNDTLNVSTIYDEELKQAAYMAVKEESASYSLYRIILDSEEENLLSFVGISFATDELDSYVVKNVQVKNESIKNTLQKLLTETEWRLGKIESNLPLLTEDFRFLSVRDALKNIQAQGCEILFKYKIDGIGITDKWLEVYREIGEQSKQRFTYGEKALSIVKEQDRNQVYTSLIGRGRGEEVGDGDGKRIEFTNVEWKKTNGKPLNKPKGQNWLEFPEMTKQYGIPLKNGGMRRREKVITFDDEEDPAKLLQKTYDSLVEYSRPLVQFKTEVIGGDTIGNTVTIHRHDRNYHYQTRIFKVKIDRLTGKVETGLGDNITKSISKATSDLKGNVDSLEEKKMTFYDSEEISKWQDDIIRGAKGGSIKLMNGIETGKSNSREPYQQVFMDGNSLENSKHFLVMNSEGIGFVKDKFTNQPKTAWTIDGKFNADYINTGTLRAIDIRGVNIYGSQFESDSNGFKVHIIDGKIRFLDSKTGKELGAISPAFSNGKLEGYTIIQKTGYSINIATQSTDAKTHANVISIPPDSTAANPKLEIYGKVALKGELNINGKLFLNGKEITGNGSGGSGGSGGIPPELTTDQEKNAWGIWQFFKNKGWTEQSIAGMLGNIQSESGIMPDIDELSGGGGYGLTQWTPKSKLVNWCNEYGLDYRTLDTQCRRIQWEMENNQQWFPNYERPDLSTISFSDFTKLSDVRLAAEYFIAFYEHPKYPNQPIRAQQAQYWYDKLRDLKPGSTTGAAGLAHLETLYKQPLGNGQCYAVPAEYSGFLGGCGLGANTGYPLSHVIGNTEAAAEIGNGYNWAAVGWKVIYNPSYEQLVQGAIINWKRGGNIGGFNVDYTYGHTGVIRGLTNGGFQTYEQNIGLGQVVGKYERTWIGSSEISSIVIPPK, encoded by the coding sequence ATGAACAAGAGCGTTTATTTTTTTGATGAGCGGCAACATTTACTTCGAATCGTTAAAGAAAAGGAATTAGTCGAAGTGATTCAGGAAAAAGAAATCACTTCAAATAAAGCTGAGTTGATGAATGATACGCTGAATGTATCAACCATCTATGACGAAGAATTAAAGCAAGCTGCTTATATGGCTGTGAAGGAAGAATCCGCTTCATATAGTTTATATAGAATTATTTTAGATAGTGAAGAGGAAAACTTGTTATCTTTTGTGGGAATTAGCTTTGCAACTGATGAGTTAGATTCCTACGTGGTTAAAAATGTCCAAGTTAAAAATGAATCGATTAAAAACACGCTTCAAAAATTGTTGACAGAAACCGAATGGCGTTTGGGGAAAATTGAGTCCAATTTACCGTTACTAACAGAGGATTTTCGTTTTCTGTCTGTGCGGGATGCCTTAAAAAATATTCAAGCACAAGGCTGCGAAATCTTGTTTAAATATAAGATTGACGGAATCGGTATTACCGATAAATGGCTAGAGGTCTATCGTGAAATTGGGGAACAAAGCAAGCAACGCTTTACGTATGGTGAAAAGGCGTTAAGTATTGTGAAAGAACAAGATCGGAATCAAGTTTATACAAGTTTGATTGGACGTGGTCGCGGCGAAGAAGTTGGTGATGGCGATGGCAAACGGATAGAATTCACGAATGTAGAGTGGAAAAAAACAAATGGCAAGCCTTTGAATAAACCCAAAGGACAAAATTGGCTAGAATTTCCCGAGATGACCAAACAATATGGTATTCCGCTAAAAAATGGTGGGATGCGGAGACGGGAAAAAGTTATTACATTTGATGATGAAGAAGATCCAGCAAAACTCCTACAAAAAACCTATGACTCACTTGTCGAGTATTCTCGTCCACTTGTTCAATTTAAAACGGAGGTTATAGGTGGTGATACGATCGGGAATACCGTAACGATTCATCGACATGATCGAAATTATCATTACCAAACCCGGATTTTCAAAGTCAAAATCGATCGTTTAACAGGAAAAGTTGAAACAGGACTAGGCGATAACATCACGAAAAGCATTTCAAAAGCGACTTCTGATTTAAAAGGAAATGTTGATTCTTTAGAAGAGAAGAAGATGACTTTTTATGATTCAGAAGAAATATCTAAATGGCAAGATGATATTATTCGTGGCGCTAAAGGTGGTTCTATCAAATTGATGAATGGTATTGAAACTGGAAAATCTAATAGTCGTGAGCCGTACCAACAAGTATTCATGGACGGAAACTCGTTAGAAAATAGTAAGCATTTTTTGGTAATGAATTCTGAAGGAATTGGTTTTGTTAAAGATAAGTTTACTAACCAACCTAAAACTGCTTGGACGATTGATGGAAAGTTTAATGCAGATTATATCAACACAGGAACATTGAGAGCAATCGACATTAGAGGTGTTAACATTTACGGTTCTCAATTTGAGTCAGATAGTAATGGATTTAAAGTTCATATCATTGATGGCAAGATTCGATTTCTTGATTCAAAAACAGGCAAAGAACTGGGCGCAATTAGTCCAGCATTTTCAAATGGAAAATTAGAAGGATACACCATTATCCAAAAAACTGGCTATTCAATCAATATTGCGACTCAATCAACAGATGCAAAAACGCATGCCAATGTAATTAGTATTCCGCCAGATAGTACAGCTGCTAATCCTAAGTTAGAGATTTATGGAAAAGTTGCCCTAAAAGGTGAGTTAAATATAAATGGAAAACTATTCCTCAATGGCAAAGAAATTACAGGGAACGGTAGCGGAGGATCTGGTGGAAGTGGAGGAATACCGCCTGAACTAACAACGGATCAAGAAAAAAATGCTTGGGGAATTTGGCAGTTCTTTAAAAATAAAGGTTGGACGGAACAATCTATCGCTGGAATGCTTGGTAATATCCAATCAGAATCAGGAATCATGCCTGATATTGATGAATTGAGTGGTGGCGGTGGCTATGGTCTGACGCAATGGACACCTAAATCTAAGCTTGTTAATTGGTGTAATGAATATGGATTGGATTATCGAACACTTGATACTCAATGCCGACGAATCCAATGGGAAATGGAAAATAATCAACAATGGTTTCCAAATTATGAACGTCCAGATTTATCAACTATATCATTTAGCGACTTTACAAAATTGTCAGATGTTAGACTAGCAGCAGAATATTTTATTGCATTTTATGAACACCCTAAATATCCCAATCAACCAATTAGAGCGCAGCAAGCTCAATACTGGTATGACAAATTAAGAGACTTGAAGCCAGGATCAACTACAGGCGCTGCTGGTTTAGCTCATTTAGAGACATTATACAAACAGCCTTTAGGCAATGGACAATGTTATGCAGTCCCAGCAGAGTATTCTGGATTTCTAGGTGGCTGTGGTTTAGGTGCAAATACAGGCTATCCCTTAAGCCATGTGATTGGAAATACTGAAGCAGCAGCTGAAATTGGTAATGGATATAATTGGGCCGCAGTCGGCTGGAAAGTTATTTATAACCCATCGTACGAACAGTTAGTACAAGGAGCAATCATCAACTGGAAGCGTGGTGGCAATATAGGTGGCTTTAATGTCGATTATACCTATGGGCACACTGGCGTTATCCGAGGTTTAACAAATGGTGGTTTCCAAACCTATGAACAAAATATCGGATTAGGGCAAGTGGTCGGCAAATATGAGCGAACATGGATTGGATCAAGCGAAATCAGTTCGATCGTCATCCCGCCAAAATAA
- a CDS encoding ABC transporter ATP-binding protein, whose amino-acid sequence MKKKLIANIGIYKKESIITPLYVTGEVILDIIIPVVMAMMIDNGIEKRDTKAILMYGAILFICAIIALFFGAMSGRYAAVASAGFAKNLRDQLFVRIQGFSFSNIDRFSTSSLITRMTTDVTNVQNAYQMIIRLLVRSPLIMIFSLAMAYSINKDLSLIYLGVVPFLMIGLALVIYFAHPNFNKVFRIYDKLNNVVQENLQGIRVVKSYVREEHEDEKFKTVSKDIYKTFSKAQSIVAFNNPILQFAVYTCMLLISWLGAKFVVGSTLTTGELVSMFTYTMQILMSLNMLSMVFVIVLIARTSAERITEVLSEESDLKNNETPLYEIPDGSVRFHDVCFSYANDLEKLALMHANMKIKSGEVIGIVGGTGSSKSTLVQLIPRLYDVTQGSVEVGGHDVRHYDLKSLRDQVSMVLQNNVLFTGTIKENLRWGNEDATDEDLIRVCKIAQADSFIQEFPDKYDTLISQGGNNVSGGQKQRLCIARALLKKPKILILDDSTSAVDTKTDRLIREGMRQEIPGTTTFIIGQRVSSVQDSDRIIVMDKGLINEIGTHDELLANNQIYQEVYESQAKGFGEEDA is encoded by the coding sequence GTGAAAAAAAAACTGATTGCCAATATTGGTATTTATAAAAAAGAAAGCATCATTACGCCATTGTACGTAACTGGGGAAGTTATCTTAGACATCATTATCCCTGTAGTCATGGCAATGATGATCGATAATGGGATTGAAAAACGAGACACCAAAGCGATTTTAATGTATGGAGCGATTTTATTTATTTGTGCAATTATTGCGTTATTTTTTGGTGCGATGTCAGGTCGTTATGCGGCCGTTGCTTCAGCTGGATTTGCGAAAAATTTACGAGATCAATTGTTTGTTCGAATCCAAGGTTTTTCCTTTTCAAACATTGATCGTTTTTCTACCTCAAGTTTGATCACACGAATGACAACAGACGTGACCAATGTCCAAAATGCGTATCAAATGATTATTCGACTTTTAGTCCGTAGTCCATTGATCATGATTTTTTCATTAGCGATGGCTTATAGTATCAACAAGGATCTGTCTTTGATTTATTTAGGTGTTGTACCGTTTTTGATGATCGGTTTAGCGCTCGTTATTTATTTTGCTCATCCTAATTTCAATAAAGTTTTTCGTATTTACGATAAATTAAATAACGTAGTTCAAGAAAACTTACAAGGAATTCGGGTTGTTAAATCTTATGTAAGAGAAGAACATGAAGACGAGAAATTTAAAACTGTTTCTAAAGACATTTACAAAACCTTTTCAAAAGCCCAAAGTATTGTTGCGTTTAATAACCCTATTTTACAATTTGCGGTTTATACATGCATGTTGCTGATATCATGGTTAGGGGCAAAATTTGTCGTTGGCAGTACGTTGACTACTGGTGAATTGGTCAGCATGTTTACGTATACAATGCAGATTTTGATGAGCTTAAACATGTTATCAATGGTTTTTGTGATTGTGCTGATCGCACGAACTTCTGCAGAGCGGATCACAGAAGTTTTATCTGAAGAAAGTGATTTAAAAAATAATGAAACCCCACTTTATGAAATTCCAGATGGTTCGGTTCGCTTTCATGATGTTTGTTTTAGCTATGCTAATGATCTTGAAAAACTAGCCTTGATGCATGCAAATATGAAAATCAAATCGGGTGAAGTGATCGGAATTGTTGGTGGAACGGGGAGTTCTAAATCAACATTGGTTCAGCTGATCCCAAGACTATATGATGTTACCCAAGGATCAGTCGAAGTTGGCGGACACGATGTACGGCATTATGATCTGAAATCATTGCGTGATCAAGTCAGCATGGTGTTGCAAAATAATGTGCTATTTACAGGAACGATCAAAGAAAATTTACGTTGGGGAAATGAAGATGCTACAGATGAAGATTTAATCAGAGTCTGTAAGATTGCGCAAGCGGATAGTTTTATCCAGGAGTTTCCCGATAAATATGATACGTTGATTTCGCAAGGGGGAAATAACGTTTCTGGTGGACAAAAGCAACGTTTATGTATTGCCAGAGCCTTATTGAAGAAACCAAAAATTTTGATTTTAGATGATTCAACAAGTGCGGTTGATACTAAAACAGATCGGTTGATTCGTGAAGGGATGCGTCAAGAGATTCCAGGAACAACAACGTTTATCATCGGACAACGAGTGTCGTCTGTTCAAGATTCTGATCGGATCATTGTGATGGATAAAGGGTTGATCAATGAAATTGGAACGCATGACGAATTATTAGCGAATAATCAGATTTATCAAGAAGTTTATGAATCTCAAGCGAAAGGATTTGGTGAAGAGGATGCGTGA